The genomic region GTCCTGCCCATCTTCGCCGATCCGTTCTCGCGCGGGTTCCTGACCGACGAGAGCGTCAATTCGTTGCTGTTCTTTGTGGTCTTCTTCCTGCATATGCTTATCCCGCTCGTCATGGCTGTCGTCCTGTGGCTTCATGTGGCGCGCGTCGCCCGACCCGCATTTCTCACGGGAAAGGGTCTGTCGATCGCGCTTGCCGCGGCGTTCGTGGCGATGTCGCTCGCCTGGCCCGCAACCAGCTCGCCGCGCGCAAGCATGCTCTCGCCCGCGAGCGCCGCGACCCTCGATCACTGGTATCTCGCGCCGATCATGTTGACGGACCGTTTCGGCGGCGCGGGGCTGTGGGCAATCCTCGTCGGCGGGGCGATCGCCCTGTTTCCGATTCCGTGGTTGGTCACGCGGGGACGCGCACGCGTGGCGCACGTCGAGGTTTCGCGTTGCAATGCGTGCCGCCAGTGCTTTTCCGACTGTCCCTACAACGCAATCCAGATGGTTGCGCGCACGGACGGCAAGGACATTCCGGAACAGGCGCAGGTGATCGCCAGCCGATGCGTTGGATGCGGCATCTGCGCGGGTTCGTGCGACTCCAACGGCGTCGGGTTGCCGTGGTTCGACGTCCAGGAGCAGCGACGACGGATCGAGACGTGGCTTCAACTCGCCGCGGCGTCGGGCGAGGCGCCGATCCTCGCGGTCGTCGGTGCGGACTCCGCGGGCGGCGACCTGAGGGTGAACCCCGAGACGGGCCGCTGCGAGCAGCTTCCCGGCTTTGTGGTGCTCATGGCGCCATGCGCGGGTTGGGTTCACGCGATGACGATCGAACGCGCCCTGAAGCGCGGCGCGCGATCGGTGTTGATCGTCAGTTGTCCCGAGGGCATGTGCCGCTATCGCGAAGGGGCGAAGTGGACGCGCCTGCGCCACGCCGGCGAGCGCAAGCCCGTTTTTCGCGAGGAGCGTGCTGACGCGGCCGCGATCCGCCGCGTGGAACTCGCGCCGGGGGAACGCTCGAAGCTCTTCGCCGTCGCCGAGGCGTGTCGCGGCGATACGGCGAACGCGCCCCGGCGCGCGATGCCCGCCGTCGCGCGTTACGTCGCCGCCGCCATTGTGGCCGTGGTTTTGACTGCGACCATCGTCGTCGGCAGCGACGCGCCGTATCCGAATCCCCCCGCGCACGGGGCCGAGCTCGTCGTCTCGCTCAAGCACCCGGGGCATGTCAGCGAAGATTGCCGCACCCTCAGCGAAGCCGAGAAGCTCGAACTGCCGCCGCACATGCGACGAGACCGGATTTGCGAACGTCGCCGCTCGCCCGTGCGGCTTCGCATCGAAATCGACGACGAACCCGCTCGCGAGTTCTCCTACGAACCGCGGGGAATCTGGGGTGACGGCAACAGTGTCGCCGTGGAACGCACGACGATTTCTCCGGGTGAGCATCGCGTGGCCGTAGCGATCGGCGAAACACCCGACGGAAGCGAGTGGACCTGGCGAGAGGAACGGACGGTGCGCGTCGAGGGTTCTGATCGCGTCGTGGTGCTGTTCGATCGTCTCACCGGCATCGTTTTTCACGGAGGTCAATCATGACCGAATTGACGTTGAAGACCACGCGATGGGCATCGGATGATGCGGCGAGCGTGATTCGGCGGATCGGCCGGACGATGGCGGCGTACTTCGAACTGACGCGCGCGCGGATCATCCTCCTCGTCGGGTTCACGGGAGCGCCCGTTCTGGCGCTGGGACGGCCGGAGTTGCCGTCGGCGGCGAAACTCGCCCTCGTATTCGCCGGGATTTTTTTCGTCGGTGCGGCGTGCGGTGTGCTCAACGCCTGGGTCGAACGCGAATCCGACAAGTTCATGGAGCGCACAAAGAATCGCCCCATCCCGTCTGGTCGCGTATCTCCTCGCGGCGCCCTGCTCTGCGGGCTGGTGCTCACCGCGGTCGCGGTCGGGCTGCTCTGGGTCGGCGGTTCCGCGACGGCGGGGATCATCGGCGCGGCGGTCATCGCGTTCTACATCGCGATCTACACCGCCTGGCTCAAGCCGCGCACCGTGCAGAACATCGTGATCGGCGGGGCGGCGGGCGCTTCCGCTCCCCTCATCGTCGACGCCGCGATTCACGGACAGCCCGGCCTCGTGGGATACATCCTATTCGCCATCATCTTCCTGTGGACGCCGCCGCACTTCTGGGCGATCGCCCTGTACCGACGCGATGAATACGCCGCGGCGGGCCTGCCGATGATGCCGGCGGCGGTCGGCGAGGACGGCACCAGGTGGCGTCAACTGGCCTACGCGCTGCTCATGTGGCCGGTGACCCTGCTCCCCTGGGCGACGCACATCTCCGGAACGATCTACGCCGTCGGCGCGACAGCGCTCGGCGCGTACTTCGTTCACGCCGTCGTCCGGGCGATCCGCGCTCGCAACGACCGTGACGACCGCCGCGTCTTTCTCGCGTCGATCCGCTACCTCTACGCCCTGTTTGCCCTGATGATCCTCGACGCAGTGCTTCGAGGATAGATCGACGCCTCGACGGGATTCGGTCGTCTTTGGGGCCGACAAGATTCATTTCGTCCCGGCATGCGGCGCAGCATTCCCGATCCACCGGCAAGATATTTTGAGTTACTAGAAATTCAGATCCCCAGTTCATTCCAAAATCGCCCCCAGTATGGCCGTTGTCATGGCGACGACGCGCTGTCCGTACTAACGGTTACGTTAGTATTTCCATATCGATATCCGCTTTGCGGATTTGCATCGGACGTATTCGGAGGAAGATCGGCAACACGCCGTTTCAACTGGATACCCGGCGTAAAGCGGAGTCGGTGGTGCACGGTGTTTGGAATCAACGAGCCGGCAAGGCAATTCCAAGGAGGATCGAACATGCGCAATCTAAGGGTTTTGGTTCTTGCGGCGACGGTCGTCGTCGCGACTCTGCTCGCCGCGTCGTCCGCGTTCGCGGAAGCGCCGTACAACTGGCCGAAAGACACGAACGGCAACCCCGAGAACCACGGCGACGACGCCAACGGCTGGGACTACTTTGTCGACTTCTACTGGAACATGGACTGGTGGATCGAGCCGATGGTGTGGTGCCCGTTCGACCAGCGGTGGGAAGACCCGCACTTCACGTGCGGCGACGACGCGGGCTGGATCGGAAAGGATAACGAGGGCTGGAAGATCGTCGGCGGCGGCGACGGGGACTGGATCGTCAACCCGAAGATCGCGCTGCACCCGGACATCAACAACGATCTCAACGGCAAGAAGACGAAGCAGTTCAAGGCGTCGATCAACATGCGCGCGCTTCCGGGCGGCGCGTCGCTGCGCGTCTTCATCTGCGATTCCAACGGCACCAGCGACGGACCCGATCCCGAATCCAATCGGCGCGATCTGTTCGGGACGAACGACAACCCGATCATCTATGGTCCGAACGAGCCGATTCAGGGTTCATGGCCGGTGACCATCGGCGAGGAGGGCTCCGACGCCGACATGACTTACTGCGACTGGCTGGTGTACGAGATCGACGATCCCAACCAGGGCGACGACGACGGCGGCGGCGGCGAGGACGACGATGGCGACGACGATGACGACGACGATGACGATCTCGTGGTTTTCAACGAGAACCGTTGTCCGCTTCTGTCCGAGATCGTGGCCGCGCCCGATGGCGGTCAGTTCGTCGAGATCGTGAATCCGTACGCCGAATCGCTTCCGCTCTCCGACCTCTTCCTGTCGAACTCGCCCGAGTACTACGGCGTGGTGAAACAGGACGCCACGGTCGACACGAAGTCCGGATCGGCCGGTTACTTCAACGCCAAGTTTCCCCCGAACGCGTATATCGCCCCCGGCGAGCGGCAGGTCGTTTCCATCGTGCCGGGCGACGATTTCGTTTCCGTCTACGGCGGCCCCCCGCAGTACCTGCTTCACACCGGTACGGGCGCGATCATGGAAGAGGCGTTTTCCGGCTCGGTGGCGGATCAGGGCGATCTGTCGAAAACGGGCGAAGCCCTGACGCTCTACCGCTGGAACGGCATCTCCGATCTCATCTGCGACTGCGATTACGCATTGTGGGGCGACAAGTCGAACGTGGTGGACAAGACCGGCGTGAGCATCGACGGCATCGACGCGGGCAGCGACGAATCGGCCTACGCCGACGACACGCCGGCCGCCGATCAGTCGCTCATCGCCGCGGCGGCGCACGAGGACGGAAAGTCCTTCAACCGCTGCGCCACCGACGAGGGCACCGAGGAGAAGAGCGGCGACAACAACGGATGCGATCCCGACAGCCACGACGAGACGAGCGAGGACCTGGAATATAACTGGCTGACGCTCGGGCCGCCCACGCCGCACGAGGACCCGTCCTGCGACGATTCGGACGATGACGATTCGGACGACGACGCGATGGACGACGACTCGGATGACGACACCGCGGGCGACGATGATGCCGCGGGCGACGACGATGCCTCCGGCGACGATGACGACGACGACAGCGGGTGCGGTTGCTGAATTCTGAACATCGCGCGGCCCGGTCCCGAATGCGGACCGGGCCGCACCTCAAACCGGACGGGACGGAATCAATGACGATGAAACATTTCTGGATCGGTGTGGCGCTCATCGGAATGATCCTGGGTTTCGCGGGCTGCGGATGCGGCGACGATGATGACGACTCGGGCGGCGGCGGTGAATCCGACGACGACGTGTCGGACGACGACTCCGGCGACGACGA from Deltaproteobacteria bacterium harbors:
- a CDS encoding hydrogenase iron-sulfur subunit, with the translated sequence MIENIETGAMRRNRLPHPGAIPQFEPIRVDPPVLGERILRVVDFAITRAESALGVVFPHSLNPITQSGAIASVSFLAATATGIVLLIWYSSSVHQAWSSVEAMAGSPWTAGLVRSLHRYTSDACMAFALLHALRLFAARRFTGARWLAWITGIASVGILWFVGWLGYWLIWDTRAQAIALGTAKMLDVLPIFADPFSRGFLTDESVNSLLFFVVFFLHMLIPLVMAVVLWLHVARVARPAFLTGKGLSIALAAAFVAMSLAWPATSSPRASMLSPASAATLDHWYLAPIMLTDRFGGAGLWAILVGGAIALFPIPWLVTRGRARVAHVEVSRCNACRQCFSDCPYNAIQMVARTDGKDIPEQAQVIASRCVGCGICAGSCDSNGVGLPWFDVQEQRRRIETWLQLAAASGEAPILAVVGADSAGGDLRVNPETGRCEQLPGFVVLMAPCAGWVHAMTIERALKRGARSVLIVSCPEGMCRYREGAKWTRLRHAGERKPVFREERADAAAIRRVELAPGERSKLFAVAEACRGDTANAPRRAMPAVARYVAAAIVAVVLTATIVVGSDAPYPNPPAHGAELVVSLKHPGHVSEDCRTLSEAEKLELPPHMRRDRICERRRSPVRLRIEIDDEPAREFSYEPRGIWGDGNSVAVERTTISPGEHRVAVAIGETPDGSEWTWREERTVRVEGSDRVVVLFDRLTGIVFHGGQS
- a CDS encoding protoheme IX farnesyltransferase, encoding MTELTLKTTRWASDDAASVIRRIGRTMAAYFELTRARIILLVGFTGAPVLALGRPELPSAAKLALVFAGIFFVGAACGVLNAWVERESDKFMERTKNRPIPSGRVSPRGALLCGLVLTAVAVGLLWVGGSATAGIIGAAVIAFYIAIYTAWLKPRTVQNIVIGGAAGASAPLIVDAAIHGQPGLVGYILFAIIFLWTPPHFWAIALYRRDEYAAAGLPMMPAAVGEDGTRWRQLAYALLMWPVTLLPWATHISGTIYAVGATALGAYFVHAVVRAIRARNDRDDRRVFLASIRYLYALFALMILDAVLRG